Proteins from a single region of Aureibacter tunicatorum:
- a CDS encoding deaminase, with product MKNSIQYSEERRKMIRAALWTGVGSLVALSFDANARAMIPSQMQGALDDIGVKAMKKAYDDGLDAYIAGEGGPFGACLVCNGEIVSSAQLSIKRQKNALAEAELLAIQKASEKLKKADLSDCEIYMVCAPSPLALTAIMQANIKKAYYSLSLSQSEPYSQFRSSLWSELNKFSFSESSKFKQTMESQGMNLLSEIKSQGQTEFEE from the coding sequence ATGAAAAATTCAATACAATATTCTGAAGAGAGACGCAAGATGATTAGAGCCGCTTTATGGACTGGAGTTGGCTCTTTGGTTGCTTTGAGCTTTGATGCTAATGCTAGAGCTATGATTCCAAGCCAAATGCAAGGCGCGTTGGATGATATAGGTGTGAAAGCAATGAAAAAAGCGTATGACGATGGATTGGACGCGTATATCGCTGGAGAAGGAGGGCCTTTTGGAGCTTGTTTAGTTTGCAATGGTGAAATCGTTTCTAGTGCCCAGTTGAGTATTAAACGTCAAAAAAACGCCCTTGCTGAAGCTGAGCTATTAGCTATACAAAAGGCTAGTGAAAAGTTGAAAAAAGCCGATTTATCGGATTGTGAAATTTATATGGTTTGCGCTCCAAGTCCATTGGCTTTGACTGCAATTATGCAAGCGAATATCAAAAAAGCGTATTATAGTTTAAGTCTGTCACAAAGCGAACCGTATAGTCAATTTAGATCGAGTTTGTGGAGTGAACTGAATAAGTTTTCGTTTTCTGAATCATCAAAGTTCAAGCAAACGATGGAAAGCCAAGGAATGAATTTATTGAGTGAAATCAAGAGCCAAGGTCAAACAGAGTTTGAAGAATAG